From Oncorhynchus mykiss isolate Arlee chromosome 25, USDA_OmykA_1.1, whole genome shotgun sequence, a single genomic window includes:
- the LOC118944138 gene encoding C-C chemokine receptor type 6-like: MEVRNAMQTDEYDYDPKDYTEGYPDESGTAYICNLNLNRDMEIVIQTYVHSFICAFGLCGNALVIVTYAFYKRAKTMTDVYLLNVAVADLLFIVTLPLIIYNEKHDWSMGSVVCKALRGAYSINLYSGMLLLACISGDRYISIVQARRSFDLRSRTLIYSRLICTAIWALAIALSIPTVIYNERVEETNRLGETIAVCQAQFESNKTARLIKVLVPSLQMTMGFFLPILVMVLCYASIIWTLLRAHSTQRHKAVRVVLAVVVVFIVCHLPYNMALLYHTVALFQQRECEGEKVILTTLTTTRSVAYLHCCLNPILYAFVGVKFRNHFRKILVDLWCLGRKYIYPSGRSSRMTSDLYIPARKSTD, from the exons ATGGAGGTGCGTAATGCGATGCAAACAGATGAATATGATTATGACCCAAAAGACTACACTGAAGGTTATCCTGATGAAAGCGGAACAGCATATATCTGTAACCTGAATCTCAACCGTGATATGGAGATAGTCATACAGACCTACGTCCATTCCTTCATCTGTGCATTCGGTCTCTGTGGCAATGCATTGGTGATTGTCACATATGCcttctacaagagagccaagacCATGACGGACGTGTACCTCCTGAACGTGGCTGTGGCAGATCTTCTGTTCATCGTGACCCTGCCACTCATCATCTACAATGAGAAGCATGACTGGAGCATGGGCTCAGTGGTCTGCAAG GCCCTACGAGGAGCCTACAGCATCAACCTGTACAGTGGCATGCTCCTGCTGGCCTGCATCAGTGGAGACCGCTACATCTCCATCGTCCAGGCCAGGCGCTCCTTCGACCTCCGCTCCCGGACCCTGATCTACAGCCGCCTCATCTGCACTGCCATCTGGGCTCTGGCCATAGCCCTGTCTATCCCCACAGTCATCTACAACGAGCGGGTTGAGGAGACCAACAGGTTGGGAGAGACTATAGCCGTGTGCCAGGCTCAGTTTGAAAGTAACAAGACCGCCCGGCTGATAAAGGTGCTGGTACCCAGTCTGCAGATGACCATGGGGTTCTTCCTGCCCATCCTGGTCATGGTCCTCTGTTATGCCAGCATCATCTGGACCCTCCTGAGGGCCCACAGCACCCAGAGGCACAAG GCAGTGCGTGTGGTCCTAGCTGTGGTTGTGGTCTTTATTGTGTGCCACTTGCCCTACAACATGGCCCTGCTCTACCACACAGTGGCTCTGTTCCAGCAGAGGGAGTGTGAGGGGGAGAAGGTCATCCTCACCACCCTCACCACCACCAGGAGCGTGGCCTACCTCCACTGCTGCCTCAACCCCATCCTGTACGCCTTCGTCGGGGTCAAGTTCAGGAACCACTTCAGGAAGATCCTGGTGGATCTGTGGTGCCTGGGCAGGAAGTACATCTACCCCTCGGGTCGCTCCTCAcgcatgacctctgacctctatatCCCAGCTCGCAAGTCCACTGACTGA